The Lutra lutra chromosome 15, mLutLut1.2, whole genome shotgun sequence genome includes a region encoding these proteins:
- the SLC30A1 gene encoding proton-coupled zinc antiporter SLC30A1: MGCWGRNRGRLLCMLMLTFMFMVLEVVVSRVTSSLAMLSDSFHMLSDVLALVVALVAERFARRTHATQKNTFGWIRAEVMGALVNAIFLTGLCFAILLEAIERFIEPHEMQQPLVVLGVGVAGLLVNVMGLCLFHHHSGFGNDSGHGHSHGGHGHGHAKGVRSKSNRTGDSDGNVTPGDQRPDQEETNTLVSNSSNSNGLKLDRPDPEKSGNDAVEVQVNGNLIREPDQVELEDDDKAAQLNMRGVFLHVFGDALGSVIVVVNALVFYFSWKGCPEGEFCVNPCAPDPCKAFVEVLNSTHTAVHEAGPCWVLYLDPTLCIVMVCILLYTTYPLLKESALILLQTVPKQIDIKNLIKELRDVEGVEEVHELHVWQLAGSRIIATAHIKCEDPTSYMQVAKIIKDVFHNHGIHATTIQPEFASVGSKSSVVPCELACRTQCALKQCCGTRPQAPSGKEAEKAPTVSISCLELSDNLEKKPRRTKVESIPAVVIEIKKMPNKQPESSL, encoded by the exons ATGGGGTGCTGGGGTCGGAACCGGGGCCGGCTGTTGTGCATGCTGATGCTGACCTTCATGTTCATGGTGCTGGAGGTGGTGGTGAGCCGGGTGACCTCGTCGCTGGCGATGCTCTCCGACTCCTTTCACATGCTGTCGGACGTGCTGGCGCTGGTGGTGGCGCTGGTGGCTGAGCGCTTCGCCCGGCGGACCCACGCCACCCAGAAGAACACGTTCGGCTGGATCCGAGCCGAAGTGATGGGGGCTCTGGTGAACGCCATCTTCCTGACCGGCCTCTGCTTCGCCATCCTGCTGGAGGCCATCGAGCGCTTCATCGAGCCGCACGAGATGCAGCAGCCGCTGGTGGTCCTCGGGGTCGGCGTGGCCGGGCTGCTGGTTAACGTGATGGGGCTCTGCCTCTTCCACCATCACAGTGGCTTCGGCAACGACTCCGGCCACGGCCACTCGCACGGGGGTCACGGCCACGGCCACGCCAAGGGGGTCCGCAGCAAGAGCAACCGCACCGGGGACAGCGACGGCAACGTGACCCCGGGCGACCAGAGGCCCGACCAGGAGGAGACCAACACCCTGGTGTCCAATAGCAGCAACTCCAACGGGCTGAAACTGGACCGGCCAG atCCAGAAAAGTCCGGAAATGATGCGGTGGAAGTACAAGTGAATGGGAATCTTATCAGAGAACCTGACCAGGTGGAACTGGAAGATGATGATAAGGCTGCACAGCTTAACATGCGTGGAGTTTTTCTGCATGTCTTTGGAGATGCTTTGGGTTCAGTGATTGTAGTAGTAAATGCCTTGGTCTTTTACTTTTCTTGGAAGGGTTGTCCTGAAGGGGAGTTTTGTGTGAATCCATGTGCCCCTGACCCCTGCAAAGCATTTGTAGAAGTGCTTAATAGTACTCACACAGCAGTTCATGAGGCCGGTCCTTGCTGGGTGCTATATTTAGATCCAACTCTTTGCATTGTAATGGTTTGTATACTTCTTTACACAACTTACCCATTACTTAAGGAATCTGCTCTCATTCTTCTGCAAACTGTTCCCAAACAAATTGAtataaaaaatttgataaaagaaCTTCGAGATGTTGAAGGAGTTGAGGAAGTTCACGAATTACATGTTTGGCAACTTGCTGGAAGCAGAATCATTGCCACTGCCCACATAAAATGTGAAGACCCGACATCATACATGCAGGTGGCCAAAATCATTAAAGACGTTTTTCATAATCACGGAATTCACGCTACCACCATTCAGCCTGAATTTGCTAGTGTAGGCTCTAAATCAAGTGTAGTCCCATGTGAACTTGCCTGCAGAACTCAGTGTGCTTTGAAGCAATGTTGTGGGACACGGCCACAAGCCCCTTctggaaaggaagcagaaaaggcCCCAACAGTTAGCATTTCTTGTCTAGAACTTAGTGACAATCTAGAGAAGAAGCCCAGGAGGACTAAAGTTGAAAGCATCCCAGCTGTTGtgatagagattaaaaaaatgccAAACAAACAACCTGAATCATCTTTATGA